In the Clupea harengus chromosome 16, Ch_v2.0.2, whole genome shotgun sequence genome, one interval contains:
- the phyh gene encoding phytanoyl-CoA dioxygenase, peroxisomal, with translation MSRAADRLKVVLNHLDRSGATVRASFTSGQYVSYHQPQAFRYTLDTDLLSPEQRIAYEEDGFVLIKNLVSPEDIDQFRAEFERICKREVRVPGLVVMRDVAIAKSEFMADQKAVSKLQDFVEDPELFRYCALPQILKYVECFTGPNIMAMHTMLINKPPDAGNKTSRHPMHQDLHYFPFRPADRIVCSWTAMERVTRQNGCLVVLPGTHKSTLQEHDYPEWEGGVNKMYHGVRNYNPDHPRVHLEMEKGDTVFFHPLLIHGSGMNQTQGFRKAISCHYASADCYYIDVNGTTQENIAKEVHEIAEKKYGVDDSVRFEDTWAVRGRLVQGERTSL, from the exons ATGTCGCGGGCTGCAGACCGACTTAAAGTCGTTTTGAATCATCTGGACCGTTCCGGAGCTACTGTC AGGGCGTCTTTTACCTCAGGACAGTATGTGTCGTATCATCAACCCCAAGCATTTAG GTACACGTTGGACACAGACTTGCTGAGCCCTGAACAGAGAATTGCTTATGAGGAGGATGGCTTCGTTCTTATCAAAAACCTGGTGTCACCAGAGGACATTGACCAGTTTAG GGCTGAGTTTGAGCGTATCTGTAAAAGGGAAGTGAGGGTCCCTGGCCTGGTGGTGATGAGAGATGTGGCCATTGCCAAGTCAGAGTTTATGGCAGACCAGAAGGCTGTTTCCAAACTACAAGACTTTGTGGAGGACCCCGAGCTCTTCCGCTACTGCGCTCTGCCCCAG ATCCTTAAATATGTGGAATGTTTCACTGGACCCAACATTATGGCTATGCACACGATGCTGATCAATAAGCCCCCTGATGCAG GTAATAAGACGTCCCGCCACCCCATGCACCAGGATCTGCACTACTTCCCTTTCCGTCCAGCCGACCGCATCGTGTGCTCCTGGACCGCCATGGAGCGCGTGACCCGCCAGAACGGCTGCCTCGTGGTGCTGCCCGGTACCCACAAGAGCACGCTGCAGGAGCATGACTACCCCgagtgggag GGAGGGGTAAACAAGATGTACCATGGGGTCCGTAACTACAACCCTGACCATCCGCGTGTGCATCtagagatggagaagggagaCACCGTGTTCTTCCACCCTCTACTCATCCACGGCTCCGGCATGAACCAGACCCAAGGCTTCCGCAAG GCCATCTCTTGCCACTATGCCAGTGCAGACTGCTACTACATAGATGTCAATGGCACTACTCAGGAGAACATCGCAAAGGAAGTACACGAGATTGCAGAAAAGAAGTATGGTGTTGATGACAGCGTCCGTTTTGAG GACACCTGGGCTGTGAGAGGTCGTCTAGTACAAGGAGAGAGAACTTCTCTTTGA
- the LOC116224104 gene encoding uncharacterized protein LOC116224104, translating into MSAKMDIYDHLWDNNKDIAEETLHVPFLEHMQMGDLQADYYVNFMIQDINYLLKVTDILEKMCLKVKCPADLQVFMKDRFISYKSYAADTLKKFNLKGVSDIIPTPAMEKYLSQYRAIMENEEPIYFAVALLPCARLWLWLARQLKESYGNAYFTWKKENSHGHPEDHYRALLNKYLTTPAQIERAKALFRQQMQHELDFFASSLEE; encoded by the exons ATGTCAG CGAAAATGGATATCTATGACCACCTGTGGGACAACAATAAGGATATTGCTGAGGAGACATTGCATGTGCCATTTCTAGAGCACATGCAAATGGGGGACCTCCAGGCAGACTACTATGTCAACTTCATGATCCAGGACATCAATTATCTCCTGAAGGTCACAGACATATTGGAGAAGATGTGTCTGAAAGTGAAGTGCCCTGCGGACCTCCAAGTGTTCATGAAGGATAGATTTATTAGTTACAAGAGCTATGCTGCTGACACACTAAAAAAATTCAACCTCAAA GGTGTGTCAGACATTATCCCGACCCCTGCCATGGAGAAGTACCTGTCACAATACAGAGCCATTATGGAGAATGAGGAGCCCATTTACTTTGCCGTGGCTCTCCTTCCCTGCGCGAGGCTCTGGCTGTGGCTGGCCAGGCAGCTCAAGGAGAGCTACGGCAACGCCTACTTCACCTGGAAGAAGGAAAACTCGCACGGCCACCCGGAAGACCACTACAGGGCGCTGCTCAACAAGTATCTGACCACCCCAGCGCAGATTGAACGGGCAAAGGCCCTCTTCCGCCAACAAATGCAGCATGAGCTTGATTTCTTTGCATCCTCACTCGAAGAGTAG